From Aristaeella lactis, the proteins below share one genomic window:
- a CDS encoding YlmH/Sll1252 family protein gives MTANDTALRHLLDLCRRSEKTGRWQYSGFLTPAEQDELLRCPEAAGFSYVLTGGYEAAERKILAAGNEAEAGPPEIPISVVAVKPKSLKYAEDLSHRDYLGAIMNLGIERSLVGDILVRDKQAWFFCLTTAAEMLASALTQVRRTSVTAEVTGTDIPEVQPVYAPIRLNVISERLDAVTAAFTGLSRGQADKLFAAEKVFVNGRNVTDRSSKLKEGDILSVRGFGKAVYDGIEHETKKNRLWVSLRKYV, from the coding sequence ATGACAGCAAATGACACGGCGCTCCGCCACCTGCTGGATCTGTGCCGCAGGAGTGAAAAAACCGGGCGCTGGCAGTATTCCGGTTTTCTGACTCCGGCGGAGCAGGATGAGCTGCTCCGTTGCCCGGAGGCGGCCGGCTTTTCCTATGTGCTGACCGGCGGATACGAGGCGGCGGAGAGGAAGATCCTGGCGGCGGGAAATGAAGCGGAGGCAGGACCGCCGGAGATCCCGATCAGCGTGGTGGCGGTGAAGCCGAAATCACTGAAATACGCGGAGGATCTGAGTCACCGGGATTATCTGGGCGCGATCATGAACCTGGGCATTGAGCGCAGCCTGGTAGGGGATATCCTGGTGCGGGACAAGCAAGCCTGGTTTTTCTGCCTGACAACGGCGGCGGAAATGCTGGCTTCCGCCCTTACGCAGGTGCGCAGGACTTCCGTGACCGCCGAGGTGACCGGAACGGATATCCCGGAGGTACAGCCTGTATACGCGCCGATCCGGCTGAATGTGATCTCCGAACGGCTTGACGCGGTAACGGCTGCCTTTACCGGGCTTTCCCGGGGACAGGCGGACAAGCTGTTCGCCGCGGAAAAGGTTTTTGTAAACGGACGGAATGTGACGGACCGGAGCTCAAAACTGAAGGAAGGTGACATCCTTTCGGTACGGGGCTTCGGCAAGGCTGTTTATGACGGAATAGAGCATGAAACAAAAAAGAACAGGCTGTGGGTCAGCCTGCGAAAATACGTCTGA
- the msrA gene encoding peptide-methionine (S)-S-oxide reductase MsrA: protein MKTIWLAGGCFWGMQKFFDQFSGVLRTEVGYANGPDKAPSYEEVCADSGHAETLRIDYDETRISLTELLKYYFMVIDPLSVNRQGHDEGIQYRTGIYYTDETLLPEIRAVWQKEEEKAGAKLAVELEPLRNFFSAEEYHQKYLDKNPGGYCHIPNQYFSIGK, encoded by the coding sequence ATGAAAACCATTTGGCTTGCCGGTGGCTGCTTCTGGGGAATGCAGAAATTCTTTGATCAGTTCAGCGGTGTTCTCCGCACCGAAGTCGGCTACGCAAACGGCCCGGACAAAGCTCCCTCCTATGAAGAGGTATGCGCGGACAGCGGCCATGCCGAAACGCTCCGGATCGACTATGATGAAACCCGTATTTCCCTTACAGAACTGCTGAAGTATTATTTCATGGTCATCGATCCGCTCTCGGTTAACCGTCAGGGACATGATGAAGGGATCCAGTACCGCACCGGCATCTACTACACAGATGAAACCCTTCTTCCGGAGATCCGGGCTGTCTGGCAGAAGGAAGAAGAAAAAGCTGGCGCGAAGCTGGCTGTTGAACTGGAACCCCTCCGGAATTTCTTCTCCGCGGAAGAATACCACCAGAAATACCTGGATAAAAACCCCGGCGGCTACTGCCATATCCCGAATCAGTATTTCAGCATCGGAAAATGA
- a CDS encoding LacI family DNA-binding transcriptional regulator, which produces MRSVSRITLRDVAGACGYTVNTVSRALRGDTRLPESTRKKIRDTALQMGYIRNSLASSLRSGKSGNIAVIVNDVHNLHFCHMLTTMDRELRKAGYNIMVLCMGFSEELGEHLIRSAISQAVDGILYFPYYNNRDHIEIMRKNHMPFVLLDRRVRDIVLDSVRCDDRRGGYLAGVHLANLGHKHYLFLSGEDRSSSQPDRLAGFMQAMKEYQIPECNIRIVPGEKVEAAHSESRLKELLVPLDYTAVVSFRDEVAYPVMLELSSMGLEIPRDISIVSFDHLRGEIPYLPKLTSIFANGDKVASEGVRLLLERIEKPDLPPQEIILPVTLFDEGTAAPPCTVG; this is translated from the coding sequence ATGAGGAGCGTCAGCCGTATTACCCTACGGGATGTCGCGGGCGCGTGCGGTTATACCGTCAACACGGTATCCAGGGCACTCCGCGGGGATACCCGACTGCCGGAATCCACCCGGAAAAAGATCCGGGATACCGCTCTGCAGATGGGCTATATCCGCAACTCCCTTGCCTCTTCCCTGCGTTCCGGGAAAAGCGGCAATATTGCGGTTATCGTCAATGACGTTCACAACCTGCATTTCTGCCATATGCTCACCACCATGGACAGAGAACTGCGCAAGGCCGGTTATAACATCATGGTGCTGTGCATGGGCTTCAGTGAAGAGCTGGGTGAACACCTGATCCGCTCCGCCATTTCCCAGGCAGTGGACGGGATCCTGTACTTCCCTTACTACAACAACCGCGATCATATTGAGATCATGCGGAAGAACCATATGCCCTTTGTTCTCCTGGACCGCCGGGTCCGCGACATCGTCCTGGACAGTGTCCGGTGTGATGACCGCCGCGGCGGCTATCTGGCAGGTGTCCACCTGGCCAACCTTGGCCACAAGCATTATCTCTTCCTGTCCGGTGAAGACCGCTCCAGTTCCCAGCCCGACCGTCTGGCAGGTTTCATGCAGGCCATGAAGGAATACCAGATCCCTGAATGCAATATCCGTATTGTCCCGGGTGAAAAGGTGGAGGCGGCTCACTCTGAATCCCGGTTGAAGGAACTGCTTGTTCCGCTGGACTATACCGCCGTTGTTTCCTTCCGCGATGAAGTGGCTTATCCCGTCATGCTGGAACTGTCTTCCATGGGACTGGAGATCCCGCGGGATATCTCCATCGTCAGCTTTGACCACCTGCGCGGGGAGATCCCCTATCTGCCAAAGCTGACCAGTATTTTTGCCAACGGCGATAAAGTTGCCTCCGAAGGCGTCCGCCTGCTGCTGGAGCGAATTGAAAAGCCCGATCTTCCGCCGCAGGAGATCATCCTGCCCGTCACGCTGTTCGATGAAGGAACTGCCGCTCCGCCCTGCACAGTTGGCTGA
- the arfA gene encoding arabinosylfuranosidase ArfA, producing the protein MKKASMILDRDYQIGKVDPRVFGSFIEHLGRAVYGGIYEPGHPNADEAGFRKDVIEKVRELGVPIIRYPGGNFVSGFNWEDSVGPRDQRPRRLDLAWFTTESNEVGLHEFADWAGKVGSEIMYAINLGTRGPENARDIVEYANHKGGSKFSDMRIKNGKKDPLGIKMWCLGNEMDGPWQMGHKTAAEYGHIANEAAKMMKWVDPTIELVACGSSSSQMPTFGDWELTMLNECYENIDYISLHRYYGNPTNDTPGFLARSMDLDDFIHTVISICDAVKGKKHQKKQINLSFDEWNVWYHSNEQDKEIWKREKWGPALPLLEDVYNFEDALLAGSILITFLRNADRVKVACLAQLVNVIAPIMTRKGGGCWAQTIFYPFLHVSRYGRGTALKAIVNTPVYDCADYEGVPLVDATATLGDDGSVTVFCVNRDMKEDFCLDLDLRSFGDLRLAEHILLHHDDVKAVNTEENPGNVTPMAGPGGKAEDGKAEIRLPALSWNVIRFEKK; encoded by the coding sequence ATGAAAAAAGCATCCATGATCCTGGACAGGGACTATCAGATTGGCAAAGTGGACCCGCGTGTTTTCGGCTCTTTTATTGAGCATCTGGGCCGCGCGGTATACGGTGGTATCTATGAGCCCGGGCACCCCAATGCCGATGAGGCGGGCTTCCGGAAAGACGTTATTGAAAAGGTCCGGGAACTTGGTGTGCCGATTATCCGGTATCCCGGCGGAAACTTTGTTTCAGGTTTCAACTGGGAGGATTCTGTAGGTCCCCGGGACCAGCGGCCCCGGAGGCTGGACCTGGCCTGGTTCACAACGGAAAGCAACGAAGTGGGTCTGCATGAATTCGCTGACTGGGCCGGAAAGGTCGGCAGCGAGATCATGTATGCCATCAATCTGGGCACCCGCGGACCGGAAAACGCCCGGGATATCGTGGAATACGCGAACCATAAGGGCGGAAGCAAGTTCAGCGACATGCGGATCAAAAACGGGAAAAAGGATCCGCTGGGCATCAAAATGTGGTGCCTTGGCAATGAAATGGACGGTCCCTGGCAGATGGGGCACAAAACGGCCGCGGAATACGGACATATTGCCAATGAAGCTGCTAAGATGATGAAGTGGGTGGATCCCACCATCGAACTGGTGGCGTGCGGCTCTTCCTCTTCCCAGATGCCTACCTTCGGGGACTGGGAACTGACAATGCTGAACGAGTGCTATGAGAATATCGACTATATCTCCCTGCACCGCTATTACGGCAATCCCACCAACGACACTCCCGGCTTCCTGGCCCGGAGCATGGACCTGGATGACTTTATCCATACAGTAATCTCCATCTGCGACGCGGTGAAGGGCAAGAAGCACCAGAAGAAGCAGATCAACCTGTCCTTTGATGAGTGGAACGTCTGGTATCACTCCAATGAGCAGGACAAGGAAATCTGGAAACGGGAGAAGTGGGGACCCGCCCTTCCGCTGCTGGAAGATGTATATAACTTTGAAGATGCCCTGCTGGCCGGCAGCATCCTGATTACCTTCCTGCGCAACGCGGACCGTGTGAAGGTGGCATGCCTGGCGCAGCTGGTGAACGTGATTGCTCCGATCATGACCCGCAAGGGCGGCGGATGCTGGGCGCAGACGATCTTCTATCCCTTCCTGCACGTCAGCCGGTACGGCCGCGGCACCGCCCTGAAGGCAATCGTGAACACGCCGGTCTATGACTGTGCGGATTATGAAGGAGTTCCGCTGGTGGATGCCACGGCGACACTGGGGGACGACGGCAGCGTAACGGTGTTCTGCGTGAACCGGGACATGAAGGAAGACTTCTGCCTGGACCTCGACCTGCGGTCCTTCGGTGACCTGCGCCTGGCTGAGCATATCCTGCTTCACCATGACGACGTGAAGGCTGTGAACACGGAAGAGAATCCCGGCAATGTGACGCCCATGGCCGGCCCCGGCGGTAAGGCGGAAGACGGAAAGGCTGAGATCAGGCTGCCCGCGCTGAGCTGGAATGTGATCCGTTTCGAGAAAAAGTAA
- a CDS encoding DUF6273 domain-containing protein, with protein sequence METYDNIVLRRIGIILFAIVLAVHIFDIGGSNAETLKTGADTRKIVTMGTFEQDNNPDNGAEAIEWIVLDEQDGKSLLISRYGLDSVPYHDGKDDAAWEKCSLRGWLNNEFLQSSFTPEEQAAIQTTTVVNGAGQGSAYSIDGGADTQDKLFLLSYREAFQTYFAKQEDRLCAPTEVAKAHGVFYTESEAAVDGAGCSWWLRSPADALYNALEVEYDGSEMFSNIHFNNTAVRPALWVDLNSLNK encoded by the coding sequence ATGGAAACCTATGATAACATCGTATTAAGAAGAATCGGAATTATCCTTTTTGCGATCGTACTCGCTGTACATATTTTCGACATCGGAGGCTCCAACGCCGAGACCCTGAAGACTGGTGCCGATACCAGGAAAATCGTAACCATGGGCACCTTTGAACAGGACAACAACCCCGACAACGGCGCTGAAGCCATTGAATGGATCGTACTGGACGAGCAGGACGGCAAAAGCCTGCTCATCAGCCGGTACGGCCTGGACTCCGTTCCCTATCATGACGGCAAGGACGATGCTGCCTGGGAAAAATGCTCCCTGCGCGGCTGGCTGAACAACGAATTCCTGCAGAGCTCTTTCACTCCTGAGGAACAGGCAGCCATCCAGACCACGACCGTGGTAAACGGTGCGGGCCAGGGCAGCGCCTACAGCATTGACGGCGGAGCGGATACCCAGGATAAGCTTTTCCTGCTCAGCTACCGGGAAGCTTTCCAGACCTATTTTGCCAAACAGGAAGACAGGCTGTGCGCCCCTACTGAGGTTGCCAAAGCTCATGGTGTCTTCTATACAGAAAGCGAGGCGGCTGTGGACGGTGCCGGTTGCTCCTGGTGGCTCCGTTCTCCCGCTGACGCCCTGTACAACGCGCTTGAAGTTGAATATGACGGCAGCGAAATGTTCAGCAACATTCATTTCAACAACACAGCTGTCCGCCCCGCGCTCTGGGTGGATTTGAACAGCCTGAATAAATAA
- a CDS encoding MATE family efflux transporter produces MRLGSRFDRSMLGTVFTLAWPTMLEQLTQTAVQYIDTAMVGALGTQATAAVGATGTVNWMIGSIVSAVGIGFLAFIARQIGAGHPERARQASAQACLVTLILGTVLTAVTMLSARQVPVWMQVDPEIRDLAARYFLIIYLPMLFRTSSILLGTVLRSAGDTRTPMRIGMIVNGMNMILNFLLIFPSRTVSVLNLSITLPGAGLGVEGAAWASAVSFIYGGAAMIRALWKHPVISPKGQSFRPEGSILRPCFRVAVPNLAQRFATSFGYVVFASMINGLGGISTAAHTIANTVESLFYIPGWGMQTAAATLSGNAYGAKDHERLKKLGGTILPLEVGLMIVSGALLFLFAEPLVRLFSRDESVIRLGVTVLRMVAVSEPFYGIPIVVEGLMQGVGKTTAPFVYNVIGMWVVRILGTWICTRFLGLGLVAAWGCMIGHNLLLFVFFVFHYFTGRWDPFAGRKTLREE; encoded by the coding sequence ATGCGGTTGGGAAGCAGGTTTGACCGTTCCATGCTGGGAACGGTGTTTACCCTTGCCTGGCCGACAATGCTGGAACAGCTGACACAGACAGCTGTACAATATATTGACACGGCAATGGTAGGGGCACTCGGAACGCAGGCGACAGCCGCGGTGGGTGCCACAGGTACTGTGAACTGGATGATCGGCAGCATCGTGTCTGCGGTTGGAATCGGTTTCCTGGCCTTTATTGCCAGACAGATTGGTGCCGGACATCCGGAACGGGCCAGGCAAGCCAGTGCACAGGCTTGTCTGGTCACCCTCATCCTGGGTACAGTGCTTACGGCCGTGACAATGCTGAGTGCAAGACAGGTTCCTGTATGGATGCAGGTGGATCCTGAAATCCGGGATCTGGCGGCACGCTATTTCCTGATCATATATCTTCCCATGCTGTTCAGAACTTCCTCCATCCTGCTGGGGACGGTGCTGCGATCCGCGGGAGATACACGCACACCCATGCGGATCGGTATGATCGTGAACGGGATGAACATGATCCTGAACTTCCTGCTGATCTTTCCGTCCCGCACGGTGTCCGTTCTGAACCTGAGCATTACCCTGCCCGGCGCCGGGCTTGGTGTGGAAGGCGCGGCATGGGCAAGCGCGGTTTCCTTTATATATGGCGGAGCGGCTATGATCCGGGCGCTGTGGAAACATCCGGTGATCTCACCGAAAGGACAGTCCTTCCGGCCGGAAGGCAGCATCCTGCGTCCTTGTTTCCGGGTTGCTGTGCCTAACCTGGCCCAGCGCTTTGCCACGTCCTTCGGTTATGTGGTTTTTGCCTCCATGATCAACGGCCTGGGCGGGATATCGACGGCGGCGCATACCATTGCCAACACGGTGGAAAGCCTGTTTTATATTCCGGGGTGGGGAATGCAGACAGCAGCAGCGACGCTGAGCGGAAACGCCTATGGCGCAAAAGATCACGAGCGGCTGAAAAAGCTGGGAGGAACAATCCTGCCGCTGGAGGTCGGGCTGATGATCGTTTCCGGCGCGCTGCTGTTCCTGTTTGCTGAACCGCTGGTCAGGCTGTTCAGCCGGGATGAAAGCGTGATCCGGCTTGGTGTGACGGTTCTGCGCATGGTGGCGGTATCCGAGCCGTTCTACGGGATCCCCATTGTGGTGGAGGGCCTGATGCAGGGTGTAGGAAAAACCACAGCACCTTTTGTTTACAATGTTATCGGTATGTGGGTAGTGAGGATCCTGGGAACATGGATCTGCACCCGATTCCTGGGCCTGGGTCTGGTAGCGGCCTGGGGATGCATGATCGGCCATAATCTTTTGCTGTTTGTGTTCTTTGTTTTCCATTATTTTACCGGTCGATGGGATCCCTTTGCCGGGAGAAAAACCCTGCGGGAAGAATGA
- a CDS encoding class I SAM-dependent methyltransferase — translation MNYSQKISERQWNLPDKGELESRREATYIDDIIQKDHIQRRLLENLDGIRTVFDGGAGSGRFSILLAKQGCQVTHFDISQPMIDKARELAEKEGVLDRITFVKGALEDLSAYRDHEFDLVMSFDAPISYTWPNQNKVISELVRIARRKFIISVSSRLGSLPYYANPIQKNQFILDEKADDPFVQWIISNREQMISGFSFNKQVVDKLWADGLMGGEEEIAQYEQGGAPWCITYGFMPDELESILAENGVRNIRLSGPGAFGRTIPREILVKIMNDPKQKKDFLDFCYQYDSNPYVCGMGKDNLVAEGDIIIND, via the coding sequence ATGAATTACAGTCAGAAAATATCAGAGCGGCAGTGGAACCTGCCGGACAAGGGAGAACTGGAGAGCCGCAGGGAAGCGACTTATATCGACGACATCATCCAGAAGGATCACATCCAGCGGAGACTGCTGGAGAACCTTGACGGGATCCGGACCGTGTTTGACGGCGGTGCCGGAAGCGGACGCTTCTCCATCCTGCTGGCAAAGCAGGGCTGCCAGGTGACCCACTTCGATATTTCCCAGCCCATGATCGACAAAGCCCGGGAGCTGGCGGAAAAGGAAGGCGTACTGGACCGGATCACCTTCGTCAAAGGCGCGCTGGAAGACCTGAGTGCCTACCGGGATCATGAATTCGACCTGGTCATGTCCTTTGACGCGCCGATCTCCTACACCTGGCCGAACCAGAACAAAGTCATCAGTGAGCTGGTGCGCATTGCCCGCAGGAAATTCATCATCAGCGTATCCAGCCGGCTGGGTTCCCTGCCCTATTATGCCAATCCGATCCAGAAGAACCAGTTTATCCTGGATGAAAAAGCGGATGATCCCTTTGTTCAGTGGATCATCTCCAACCGGGAGCAGATGATCAGCGGATTCTCTTTCAACAAACAGGTCGTTGACAAGCTGTGGGCCGACGGACTCATGGGCGGCGAGGAAGAGATTGCCCAGTATGAACAGGGCGGAGCCCCCTGGTGTATCACCTATGGGTTCATGCCGGATGAGCTGGAATCCATCCTGGCGGAAAACGGTGTCCGGAATATCCGGCTTTCCGGTCCCGGCGCTTTCGGAAGAACAATCCCGCGGGAGATCCTGGTGAAGATCATGAACGATCCGAAACAGAAAAAGGATTTCCTGGACTTCTGTTATCAGTATGACTCCAACCCCTATGTCTGCGGCATGGGTAAGGATAATCTGGTAGCTGAGGGTGACATTATCATTAATGACTGA
- a CDS encoding class I SAM-dependent methyltransferase, with the protein MKLEQMNDFFAARVEGYDEHMRTTIEGADDFYAYTASLLPAEKDARVLDLGCGTGLELEEYFRLNPDAAVTGIDLSDAMLNALKAKFPDRKLNLVQGSYFDVPFGENAYSAAVSVESLHHFTAEKKEGLYARLHAALKENGFFVLTDYFAESDEQETELFRNLKQLKQEQGLPEDVFFHYDTPLTVEHETQALEKAGFSEVRAMKNWGHTFTLIARR; encoded by the coding sequence ATGAAACTTGAACAAATGAACGATTTCTTTGCCGCCCGGGTGGAGGGCTATGATGAACATATGCGGACGACCATCGAGGGTGCTGATGATTTCTATGCCTATACAGCGTCCCTGCTGCCCGCGGAAAAGGATGCCCGAGTCCTGGACCTGGGTTGCGGAACCGGTCTGGAGCTGGAAGAGTATTTCCGGCTCAATCCGGATGCCGCCGTAACCGGCATCGATCTTTCCGACGCCATGCTGAACGCGCTGAAGGCAAAGTTCCCTGACCGGAAGCTCAACCTGGTCCAGGGATCCTATTTCGACGTGCCGTTTGGTGAAAACGCCTATAGCGCGGCCGTCTCCGTGGAATCCCTGCATCATTTTACCGCGGAAAAGAAAGAGGGGTTGTATGCCAGGCTTCACGCGGCACTGAAGGAAAACGGCTTCTTTGTCCTGACGGATTATTTTGCGGAATCCGATGAACAGGAAACGGAACTCTTCCGGAACCTGAAGCAGCTGAAACAGGAGCAGGGGCTCCCGGAAGACGTATTTTTCCATTATGATACGCCGCTCACCGTTGAACACGAAACCCAAGCCCTGGAAAAGGCGGGATTCTCAGAAGTCCGCGCCATGAAAAACTGGGGCCACACATTCACACTTATAGCGAGACGATAA
- a CDS encoding GNAT family N-acetyltransferase — MLRIIKSMENKYLIPALDLVEDVFTTWDSPEEAKTVRALVEEIRAKKYYLPELELIMVDETDRILGYAMFSRFHIEGKYEDELLILTPVAVRTEYQRQHISKELIEYGFEKAAALGYKAVLVEGNPKNYNPRGFVTSADRGIVAGPSIHLPHPACLMVKELVPDALEHISGTVDYSFYDTLCEDHKNTVYMKRCYELAVQAGKKGFDTFGALLVHNGEILEEAENTADWKKGIFGHAEFNLVRKCANRYPDSLLKESTLFTSCAPCERCLCAIASLGVEKVVFGVSYEAFSKLTPGDALPVDREGLLRELGITMKLAGPVLEEEGMHVFEWWGGEHRPLEELIAEMAEVKAKAAQK; from the coding sequence ATGCTGAGAATCATTAAATCAATGGAAAATAAATACCTGATTCCTGCCCTGGATCTGGTGGAGGATGTGTTCACAACGTGGGACAGTCCGGAGGAAGCAAAAACCGTCCGGGCACTGGTAGAAGAAATCCGTGCTAAGAAGTATTACCTTCCGGAACTTGAGCTCATCATGGTGGATGAGACTGACCGGATCCTGGGTTATGCCATGTTTTCCCGTTTCCATATCGAAGGGAAATACGAGGATGAACTCCTGATCCTGACCCCGGTTGCCGTCCGGACAGAATACCAGCGGCAGCATATCTCAAAGGAACTGATTGAATACGGTTTTGAAAAAGCCGCCGCGCTCGGATACAAAGCCGTCCTGGTGGAAGGCAATCCGAAGAACTACAATCCCCGGGGCTTTGTCACCTCCGCCGACCGCGGAATCGTCGCCGGCCCGTCCATTCATCTTCCCCATCCAGCCTGCCTGATGGTCAAGGAGCTGGTGCCCGATGCGCTGGAGCACATCAGTGGAACAGTGGACTATTCTTTTTATGACACGCTGTGTGAAGATCATAAGAATACGGTTTATATGAAAAGATGCTATGAGCTGGCTGTTCAGGCCGGAAAGAAAGGCTTTGATACCTTCGGTGCCCTGCTTGTGCATAATGGAGAAATCCTTGAGGAAGCTGAAAACACAGCCGACTGGAAAAAAGGCATCTTCGGCCATGCGGAATTCAATCTGGTTCGCAAATGCGCAAACCGGTATCCCGATTCCCTTCTGAAAGAGTCCACTCTCTTCACCAGCTGCGCGCCGTGTGAACGCTGCCTGTGCGCGATTGCTTCCCTTGGGGTCGAAAAGGTTGTCTTCGGTGTTTCTTATGAAGCCTTCTCCAAACTGACACCCGGCGATGCCCTTCCGGTTGACCGGGAAGGCCTGCTCCGGGAACTCGGAATCACGATGAAACTGGCCGGCCCTGTTCTGGAGGAAGAAGGCATGCATGTCTTCGAATGGTGGGGCGGTGAACATCGTCCCCTGGAAGAACTGATTGCGGAAATGGCTGAAGTGAAAGCCAAAGCCGCCCAAAAGTAA